CTCCCCAGGATCCAAGCCAGTGTGAACTGGGCGCTTCTACGTGAGGTCATGCAGAGAACATCGCGCCTGAAGCGAGAGCTGAGCCTGCTGGCTGCGGAGCCGCCCCCAGGCATCACGTGCTGGCAGAACGGGGACCGGATGGAAGACCTGCGTGCGCGTAGGTGTCACCCCAGGCATGTGGGTCTCAACCCTGTCAACTTGTGCTGAGATGTCAATACTGTGTGTTCCTCTGAATTAGGGCATGAGTGCATCTGCCTGCCTCATTTGTTACATTTATAAAAGGTCTCCATGATGTTTCTTCTTTGGCCTTTTACCCCACCTCTTGCTGATTTATGTCCAAGACCTGGGCATCAGCTCTGAAGCAGTTCAGCACCACAGATATGTCACCTTTACGTATCCATGAGGCCAGACCAGGCAGCACGTGATCAGAACACAGCCGGCCACCCCAGCAGAACTGCAGGTGTTTGTGGTCTATGGCCAGATCTCCCACGTAGTCCTTGTTTGACACCAGCCTTGGGTAGGCTGGTACCTTGTGTGGGGGCTTGTCAAACCCTGAGAGCGCTGTCCCAGACCTAGCATCTCCGTCAGGACCAGGTGGTGTGCTGCTTCAGGTCACCCAattacctctttttctttttttttcaagagataCTAGGTGGAGCCAACACACCTTATGAAAAAGGTGTTTTCAAGCTGGAAGTTCACATTCCAGAGAGGTCAGTGTGAATTATATTTACATTTCCACGCTAAACCAGTTACTGGAAGATAGCAGCGTGGTATAGTGTTGAACATAGGACTTATAGGACCTGGATCTTAGTCCTAATCTTATCAGGACTTCCTGTGACCTCTAGCACATTATTTTTGGAGTTCAATCTCTTTCTCTTAAAACTGGGCTAGATCACATCtaacaccaccaccccccacccccgggttTACCATTGCAGTAACACACATAACATTTGTAGTAACACACATATCATTGCGGTAATACATAACATTGCGGTCACACACACATAACTGTGGTAACACACACATACCATtgcagtaacacacacacaccattgtaACACACACATAAACTGACCATTTTAACCCTGTTTAAGTGTATGGTTTTGGGGCATCAGATACATTCACATTGTCATCcagccaccccaccccatccatctcgagaactttctcatcttcccaaactagtGCCCCACAGCCCCATGACACCAGctctctgtcccctcctccctgGTGGGCCCCATTCCCTCTGCCTGTGTAAAGGCCCCTGTTCATCCAGGTCTGCTCTAAGATGCTCATCAAGGGGCGATGGTTGTAGTTTGTGGTTTGTAGACACCTGTTCACAGGCCAGGTTTTTTACAAGTCCCGAGAGAAGTAGGTCAGTAATCCCAGGGATGTCAGTTCTGAGACACACAGGGGTTTTTCAAGGTGTGTGTCTCACCAGAGAGTTACCAGGTGTAGTGTGTAAATCAGAATTGAACCCTGTTTTTCAAAATCCATCTTTACAAAACTGCAGCCAAGACTGAGGAAATCTGAGTGGCAGATGAGACaggaataatttttatatttttttcatgggTGTACTGACAGTTTTGCAGCTCtgtaggagaggagaggagatcaTGCTAAAGTATTTCAAGGGCTAGGGACTTGATCCAGGTGGTGGGTAAAAGAGTTTTCAGTACTGTAAATTTTCATCATAAAAATTGGAAGAGAACAAAGGTTTGTCTCTCAAAGGTTGCTGTCCTAATTAGTCGTCAGCAGCTATTTATAATGTCAGAAGCAATATTCTAGTGAAACTTCCCTGTTCTCCTGTGCTGTCAAAGGTACCCATTTGAACCTCCTCAGATCCGATTTCTGACTCCAATCTATCACCCCAACATCGACTCTGCTGGACGGATTTGTCTAGACGTTCTCAAGTTGCCACCAAAAGTGAGTGGCGGGGGCAAGGTCAACCCTCTAGCCTCATGGGATTGGAGAAGCACATTCTTAGAGCCGCTAcctgtctgtccatctgtctgtctgtataGGGTGCCTGGAGACCGTCCCTCAACATCGCAACCCTGCTGACTTCTGTTCAGCAGCTCATGGCCGAGCCCAACCCGGATGACCCGCTCATGGCTGACATCGTAAGTGTCCGGCCCACTTTCCCCATGTCCCGCTCGCTGTTCAGGAGGGTTGCGCGGCGGCTGCAGCCGACAAGTCTCTTCTCTCTCCGTTGACTCTCTGCTTCCGTCTTAGTCCTCAGAGTTTAAATACAACAAGCCAGTCTTCCTCAAGAACGCCATGcagtggacagagaagcatgcGCGGCAGAAGGTGGGATGTCTGGCAGCTCTGACTTTGCTCCTGCCTCGTCTGTTACATGTGAATGTGTCTGTATACGTACAAGAGTTTATTAGATGTGCTGAGTCCATGCTGTACCCAAGGGTGGCTGGTTGATCTTCTCCCGCAACTTTCCTTGTAATCATTCAGCAGATAGCTCAGCCAGTGGGAGTGAGGGTTTCTAGGAGCCACCATCCACTGAGGACCACCAGACAACTGGGGTCTCTTcgcaggactcggggaggggcaggggtgtgggagggaagggagt
The sequence above is drawn from the Dama dama isolate Ldn47 chromosome 14, ASM3311817v1, whole genome shotgun sequence genome and encodes:
- the UBE2T gene encoding ubiquitin-conjugating enzyme E2 T → MQRTSRLKRELSLLAAEPPPGITCWQNGDRMEDLRAQILGGANTPYEKGVFKLEVHIPERYPFEPPQIRFLTPIYHPNIDSAGRICLDVLKLPPKGAWRPSLNIATLLTSVQQLMAEPNPDDPLMADISSEFKYNKPVFLKNAMQWTEKHARQKVNEEGTPGSAPEAGGSEGPSAAQKRKAGQLSGGGKRFCPDV